In the Microaerobacter geothermalis genome, one interval contains:
- the rnr gene encoding ribonuclease R yields the protein MNGEKILEYMKGKAYRPMTIQELEEVFEIKQASDLKEFVKLLNLLEQNGEIVRTRTNRYGVPERMNLLKGQLQGHSKGFGFVIPDEPGLDDVYIHANDMNGAMHGDLVLCRINRRVAERRQEGEIIRVLKRNNELVVGTFQDNKHYGFVIPDEKRLNRDIFIPKEATAGAVDGHKVVVRITQYPEKRKGIEGEIIEILGHKNDPGVDILSIIRKYQLPEKFPEEVMAEAESIPDTIRESDLQGRRDLRNRRMVTIDGADAKDLDDAVSLEKLPNGNYLLGVHIADVSYYVKEGSPLDKEAFLRGTSVYLVDRVIPMLPHRLSNGICSLNPKVDRLTLTCDMEFNEHTKLVRHEIYPSVIRTNERMTYSDVRKILIDKDPYLMDRYADLVDMFQEMENLALQLRKKRMDRGAIDFDFNEAKIEVNEEGKPTHVGLRERSIAEKIIEEFMLVANETVAEHFYWMKIPFIYRIHEEPAADKIQSFLEFITNFGYVVRGTANRIHPRSLQQLLEEIKGKPEEVVISTVMLRSMKQARYEAESLGHFGLSAEFYTHFTSPIRRYPDLIVHRLIREWVNQGGFSSDRISYWQEKLPLIAKQSSDRERIAVDAERETDDLKKAEYMVEKIGEEFEGIISSVTSFGMFVELPNTIEGMVHVSYLTDDYYHFNEKQYALIGERSGQIYRIGDQVTVRVADVNVEERTIDFELVGTRKRSGKMGKKQPKIIKPEKKAAREKIGLKKQAGLREKKTKGKGKKGKGVRK from the coding sequence ATGAATGGAGAAAAGATTTTAGAGTATATGAAGGGCAAGGCATATCGTCCCATGACGATACAAGAACTGGAAGAGGTATTTGAGATAAAGCAGGCATCGGACTTAAAGGAATTTGTAAAACTGTTAAATCTTCTGGAACAGAATGGAGAGATCGTTCGGACAAGAACGAATCGATATGGTGTTCCCGAAAGGATGAATTTATTAAAGGGACAATTACAAGGCCACAGCAAGGGCTTCGGTTTCGTAATACCTGATGAACCGGGTTTGGACGATGTGTATATTCATGCCAACGACATGAATGGAGCAATGCACGGAGATTTGGTCCTTTGCCGAATTAACAGAAGGGTGGCAGAACGAAGACAGGAAGGGGAAATCATACGGGTCCTGAAGAGAAATAATGAATTAGTGGTTGGAACGTTTCAAGATAACAAACACTATGGATTCGTCATACCCGATGAAAAAAGGTTGAATCGGGATATTTTTATTCCAAAGGAAGCAACGGCTGGAGCAGTTGATGGTCATAAAGTAGTGGTTAGGATAACCCAGTATCCTGAAAAAAGGAAAGGGATTGAAGGGGAGATTATTGAAATTCTGGGTCATAAAAATGATCCGGGAGTAGATATTTTGTCCATTATCCGAAAATATCAGCTACCTGAAAAATTCCCGGAAGAAGTAATGGCTGAAGCGGAGTCCATTCCTGATACCATTAGAGAATCTGATTTGCAGGGGAGAAGGGATCTTCGCAATCGGCGGATGGTCACCATTGACGGGGCAGACGCAAAGGATTTGGATGATGCCGTGTCTTTGGAGAAACTGCCGAATGGAAATTACCTCTTGGGTGTACATATTGCCGATGTTAGTTATTATGTAAAGGAAGGTTCGCCCCTGGACAAGGAGGCTTTTTTAAGGGGGACAAGCGTATATTTGGTGGATAGGGTAATCCCGATGCTCCCTCATCGGTTATCCAATGGAATCTGCAGTCTCAATCCGAAAGTGGACAGGTTAACCCTTACCTGTGACATGGAATTTAATGAACATACGAAACTGGTCCGGCATGAGATCTATCCCAGCGTAATCCGAACCAATGAGAGAATGACCTATTCCGATGTTCGCAAGATTTTGATAGATAAGGATCCGTATTTGATGGACAGGTATGCCGACTTAGTAGACATGTTTCAGGAAATGGAGAACTTGGCCCTTCAATTGAGAAAAAAAAGAATGGATCGGGGAGCCATCGATTTTGATTTTAACGAAGCAAAAATTGAAGTGAATGAGGAAGGGAAACCTACCCATGTTGGCCTTAGAGAGCGATCCATTGCAGAAAAAATCATAGAAGAATTTATGCTGGTCGCAAATGAAACCGTTGCAGAACATTTCTACTGGATGAAGATCCCATTTATTTACCGAATACATGAAGAACCCGCCGCTGACAAAATTCAAAGTTTCTTGGAGTTTATCACCAATTTCGGTTATGTGGTAAGAGGAACGGCCAATCGGATTCATCCCCGCTCACTGCAGCAACTTCTCGAGGAAATAAAAGGAAAGCCGGAGGAAGTGGTAATCAGCACAGTGATGTTAAGGTCGATGAAACAGGCAAGATATGAAGCGGAAAGTTTGGGCCACTTTGGTTTATCTGCCGAGTTTTATACCCACTTTACCTCTCCTATCCGCCGGTATCCTGATCTTATCGTACACCGTTTGATTCGGGAGTGGGTGAATCAGGGAGGTTTTTCATCAGATCGGATATCTTATTGGCAAGAAAAGTTGCCGCTGATCGCCAAGCAATCCTCCGATCGGGAACGAATCGCTGTTGATGCGGAAAGAGAAACCGATGATCTAAAGAAAGCGGAATACATGGTTGAGAAAATTGGTGAGGAATTTGAAGGAATTATCAGCAGTGTTACCTCATTTGGCATGTTTGTTGAACTGCCCAATACCATTGAGGGGATGGTCCACGTCAGTTATTTAACGGATGACTATTATCATTTTAATGAGAAGCAATATGCCTTAATTGGAGAAAGATCAGGGCAAATTTACCGTATTGGAGATCAGGTGACGGTTCGAGTAGCTGATGTTAATGTGGAAGAAAGAACGATAGACTTTGAATTAGTTGGAACCAGGAAGAGGTCTGGTAAAATGGGGAAAAAACAGCCCAAAATCATTAAACCGGAAAAGAAGGCTGCAAGGGAGAAGATTGGTTTAAAAAAGCAGGCTGGTTTAAGGGAGAAAAAAACGAAGGGAAAGGGAAAAAAGGGTAAAGGAGTAAGGAAATAA
- a CDS encoding heavy metal translocating P-type ATPase: protein MGAPKLDANASRQISLKIHGMTCANCALKIEKNLKKLPGVSDANVNFAVEKATVIYNPDEVGPAQFEEKIEKLGYSVPKSRVKLKLVGMTCANCAQKIEKKLNSLNGVSAATVNFGMEMAMVEYNESVISVAEMKQAVEKLGYEAFSADEEGSADAEKEAREREIAKQKKLFIFSAILSVPLVLYMFAEIFKWNLPAIFFNKYFQLALATPIQFYAGWQFYVDSYHNLKNKSANMSVLIAMGTSAAYIYSVLATFWGDVIGETAVYYETGAVIITLIILGKLLEAVAKGRTSEAIKKLMGLQAKTARVIRNGEEMDIAIEDVIVDDIIVVRPGEKVPVDGIIVEGSSSLDESMLTGESIPVEKKVGDEVIGATINKHGTFKFRATKVGKDTALAQIIKIVEDAQGSKAPIQRMADKISSIFVPAVVLIAALTFTIWYLVTGDLTNSLLYATAVLVIACPCALGLATPTAVMVGTGKGAENGILIKGGEHLENAYKTQVIVLDKTGTITKGEPELTDIISLSNEWNEEELLRITASAEKNSEHPLAEAIVAGAKARGCQLVDPESFHAIPGHGIEATVEGNHIYVGTRKLMKEKNISYAEYEKDMEKLENDGKTAMLIAINHQLIGLVAVADTVKDTSAVAIASLQKMGLRVMMITGDNVRTAHAIARQVGLKPEDVLAEVLPEDKASNVEKLKNEGYVVAMVGDGINDAPALATADIGIAIGTGTDVAMEAADITLMRGDLRGIVAAIRLSRQTMRKAKQNLFWALIYNTLGIPIAALGFLSPVIAGAAMAFSSVSVVTNSTLLKRFNPMKGFK from the coding sequence ATGGGAGCACCCAAACTAGATGCAAATGCATCCAGACAGATATCCCTGAAAATTCATGGGATGACCTGTGCCAACTGTGCTTTAAAGATTGAAAAAAATTTAAAGAAGCTTCCCGGTGTCTCAGATGCCAACGTCAACTTTGCCGTGGAAAAAGCTACGGTGATATATAACCCCGATGAAGTGGGTCCTGCTCAATTTGAAGAAAAAATTGAGAAATTGGGCTATTCGGTGCCGAAATCCAGGGTAAAGTTAAAATTGGTCGGGATGACCTGTGCCAATTGTGCACAAAAGATTGAAAAGAAACTAAACAGTCTAAACGGCGTTTCAGCAGCTACCGTTAACTTTGGAATGGAAATGGCGATGGTGGAATATAACGAAAGTGTTATTAGTGTTGCCGAAATGAAGCAGGCCGTTGAAAAATTAGGGTACGAGGCTTTCTCTGCTGACGAAGAAGGCTCGGCCGATGCGGAAAAGGAAGCCAGAGAACGGGAAATTGCAAAGCAAAAGAAACTGTTTATCTTTTCTGCTATCCTCTCTGTGCCTCTTGTTCTTTACATGTTTGCAGAGATTTTCAAGTGGAACCTTCCGGCGATATTCTTTAACAAATATTTTCAGCTAGCCTTGGCAACACCCATTCAATTCTATGCCGGATGGCAGTTTTATGTCGATTCTTACCATAACTTGAAAAACAAGTCCGCCAATATGTCCGTACTGATTGCCATGGGAACCTCAGCCGCTTATATTTATAGTGTCCTTGCCACATTCTGGGGAGATGTCATCGGGGAAACGGCGGTTTATTATGAAACCGGAGCCGTCATCATCACCTTGATTATTTTAGGTAAGCTCCTTGAAGCGGTTGCCAAGGGTCGTACTTCTGAAGCCATCAAAAAATTGATGGGGCTGCAAGCAAAAACGGCCCGTGTCATTCGCAATGGTGAAGAAATGGATATTGCCATCGAAGACGTGATCGTGGATGACATTATTGTTGTTCGTCCCGGAGAAAAAGTTCCGGTTGATGGAATCATCGTGGAGGGTTCTTCCAGTTTGGATGAATCCATGCTCACAGGAGAAAGCATTCCTGTTGAAAAGAAAGTTGGAGATGAAGTGATTGGAGCTACCATCAACAAGCATGGTACCTTTAAATTCCGGGCAACAAAGGTAGGAAAAGATACCGCCCTTGCTCAAATCATTAAAATTGTAGAAGATGCCCAAGGATCAAAAGCTCCGATCCAAAGAATGGCAGACAAGATTTCATCCATCTTTGTACCAGCGGTTGTGTTGATTGCTGCCCTTACCTTTACGATCTGGTATTTGGTTACCGGCGATTTGACCAATTCCCTTCTTTACGCAACGGCCGTTCTGGTTATTGCCTGCCCATGTGCCTTAGGTTTGGCTACCCCAACGGCGGTCATGGTGGGTACAGGTAAAGGGGCGGAAAACGGAATCCTAATTAAAGGCGGAGAGCACCTAGAAAATGCTTACAAAACTCAGGTAATCGTTCTGGACAAAACCGGAACAATCACCAAAGGAGAACCTGAACTGACGGATATCATTTCTCTATCCAACGAATGGAACGAAGAAGAATTGCTGAGAATTACCGCTTCTGCCGAAAAAAATTCCGAACATCCATTGGCTGAAGCTATTGTGGCAGGTGCAAAAGCCAGGGGATGCCAATTGGTGGATCCGGAATCCTTTCACGCGATTCCTGGACATGGAATTGAAGCTACGGTAGAAGGAAACCATATCTACGTCGGAACCAGAAAATTAATGAAAGAAAAGAATATCTCTTATGCCGAATATGAAAAGGATATGGAAAAACTGGAGAATGACGGAAAAACGGCAATGCTAATTGCTATAAATCATCAATTGATCGGTCTGGTAGCTGTTGCTGATACCGTAAAAGACACTTCAGCCGTGGCTATCGCATCCCTGCAAAAAATGGGACTGAGGGTAATGATGATTACCGGTGATAATGTCAGAACAGCCCATGCCATTGCCCGCCAGGTAGGACTTAAGCCGGAGGATGTCTTAGCCGAAGTTCTTCCTGAGGACAAAGCTTCCAATGTTGAAAAGTTGAAAAATGAAGGCTACGTAGTAGCTATGGTTGGCGACGGAATCAATGATGCTCCTGCCCTGGCTACTGCCGATATCGGAATTGCCATTGGCACAGGTACCGATGTTGCCATGGAGGCAGCCGATATCACGCTCATGCGGGGAGATTTACGAGGCATTGTAGCAGCCATTCGCTTGAGCCGTCAAACTATGAGAAAAGCAAAACAAAACCTGTTCTGGGCGCTCATTTATAATACATTGGGTATACCCATTGCTGCCTTAGGTTTCTTAAGCCCCGTAATTGCCGGAGCTGCAATGGCTTTCAGTTCGGTATCCGTTGTAACCAACTCAACGTTATTAAAACGCTTTAACCCCATGAAAGGGTTTAAATAA
- the tpiA gene encoding triose-phosphate isomerase, with the protein MRKPIIAANWKMYKTHDEAKAFLQEIDGLVAADGEIDTVLCAPFTALCTLSEMAKERPVSLGAQNMHWEDEGAFTGEISGQMLSALGIQYVILGHSERRQMFGEMDDMVNKKVLAAFRHGLTPIVCVGETIKQREQGETQKILKKQTERAIEGLSSDQVKQMVIAYEPVWAIGTGKTSSPEDANDDIGFIRRVVADQYDQVVANEVRIQYGGSVKPENIASFMAQPEIDGALVGGASLKPESFLQLLEKAIQYTK; encoded by the coding sequence TTGAGAAAACCGATTATTGCTGCCAACTGGAAAATGTATAAGACACACGATGAAGCGAAGGCCTTTCTTCAGGAAATTGACGGGTTGGTTGCGGCCGACGGAGAAATAGACACGGTGCTTTGTGCTCCCTTTACTGCTTTGTGCACCTTATCAGAAATGGCAAAAGAACGGCCGGTATCCCTTGGAGCTCAAAATATGCATTGGGAAGATGAAGGAGCATTTACCGGTGAAATCAGCGGTCAAATGCTCTCTGCCCTGGGAATCCAATATGTCATTCTTGGCCATTCCGAGAGAAGACAAATGTTTGGTGAAATGGATGACATGGTGAATAAAAAGGTACTGGCTGCCTTCCGACATGGTCTTACCCCCATCGTCTGTGTGGGAGAAACTATTAAGCAGCGGGAACAAGGTGAAACCCAGAAAATCCTTAAGAAGCAAACGGAGCGGGCCATTGAAGGTTTATCCTCCGATCAGGTAAAGCAAATGGTCATTGCCTATGAACCGGTATGGGCCATCGGCACCGGAAAAACCTCCTCCCCTGAAGATGCCAATGACGATATTGGATTTATCCGGAGAGTGGTGGCTGACCAATATGACCAGGTGGTAGCCAATGAAGTAAGAATTCAATATGGCGGAAGTGTGAAACCGGAAAATATTGCCTCCTTCATGGCGCAGCCGGAAATTGACGGGGCATTGGTTGGAGGAGCTAGTCTAAAGCCGGAGTCATTTCTTCAGCTGTTGGAAAAAGCAATACAATATACCAAGTAA
- the eno gene encoding phosphopyruvate hydratase, which translates to MTIISEVYAREVLDSRGNPTVEVEVSLESGAVGRAIVPSGASTGAYEAVELRDGDNKRYLGKGVLKAVENVNEVIAPNIIGFDATDQVGIDELLIELDGTPNKEKLGANAILGVSMAVARAAAEALGIPLYTYLGGFNAKILPVPMMNILNGGKHADNNVDIQEFMVMPVGAERFSDALRMGAEIFHNLKAVLKEKGLNTAVGDEGGFAPNLSSNEEAIQTILEAIKRAGYEPGQDVYLALDVAATELYKEGKYHLEGEGVTRTTEEMIQFYQELVDKYPIISIEDGLSEDDWEGWNKLTKAIGHKVQLVGDDLFVTNTQRLSQGIDQGTANSILIKVNQIGTLTETFDAIEMAKRAGYTAVISHRSGETEDTTIADIVVAVNAGQIKTGAPSRTDRVAKYNQLLRIEDELSYIGRYAGKNAFYNLSNQ; encoded by the coding sequence ATGACGATAATTTCAGAAGTATACGCAAGAGAGGTATTGGATTCTCGGGGGAATCCCACTGTGGAAGTAGAAGTGTCTTTAGAGTCTGGTGCCGTAGGAAGGGCCATTGTTCCTTCAGGTGCCTCCACTGGTGCTTACGAGGCAGTGGAATTGCGCGATGGAGACAATAAGAGATATTTAGGGAAAGGGGTCTTAAAGGCCGTTGAAAATGTGAATGAAGTGATTGCACCCAATATTATCGGATTTGATGCAACCGATCAAGTGGGAATTGATGAACTTCTGATTGAGTTAGATGGAACTCCAAATAAAGAAAAATTGGGGGCCAATGCCATATTGGGAGTCTCCATGGCCGTGGCCAGAGCGGCTGCTGAGGCCTTAGGAATTCCTTTATATACATACTTGGGAGGATTTAATGCAAAAATTCTTCCTGTTCCTATGATGAATATTTTAAATGGCGGAAAACATGCTGACAATAATGTGGATATCCAAGAATTTATGGTCATGCCTGTAGGGGCGGAAAGATTTTCCGATGCTTTGCGAATGGGAGCAGAAATTTTTCACAATTTAAAAGCGGTGCTGAAGGAAAAGGGCTTAAATACGGCTGTAGGGGATGAAGGAGGATTTGCACCCAATCTTTCTTCCAATGAAGAGGCGATTCAAACGATCCTGGAAGCAATCAAACGCGCCGGATATGAACCAGGTCAAGACGTTTATTTGGCGCTTGATGTGGCAGCTACCGAATTGTATAAGGAGGGAAAGTATCATCTGGAAGGAGAAGGAGTAACCAGAACCACAGAAGAGATGATTCAATTCTATCAGGAGCTGGTTGATAAATATCCAATCATTTCCATTGAAGATGGATTGTCTGAAGATGATTGGGAAGGCTGGAATAAACTAACCAAGGCCATTGGCCATAAAGTGCAGCTGGTTGGCGACGATCTGTTCGTTACCAATACCCAGCGATTATCCCAAGGTATTGATCAGGGTACCGCCAACTCCATCTTAATTAAAGTGAACCAGATCGGAACCCTGACTGAAACCTTTGACGCCATTGAAATGGCGAAACGGGCCGGCTATACCGCTGTGATTTCCCACCGTTCTGGAGAAACGGAAGATACGACCATTGCCGACATTGTGGTTGCTGTTAATGCCGGTCAAATCAAAACAGGTGCTCCTTCAAGGACTGATCGTGTAGCCAAATATAATCAACTCCTGCGTATTGAGGATGAATTGTCTTATATCGGAAGATATGCCGGAAAAAACGCATTTTATAATCTTTCAAATCAATAG
- the secG gene encoding preprotein translocase subunit SecG, which yields MEIFLKIVLIIVSLGLIAVVLLQSGRSAGLSGTIAGGAEQLMGKQKARGIDALLSKLTTILAVAFMLFAIAVAFVVG from the coding sequence TTGGAAATCTTTTTAAAAATTGTACTGATCATTGTCTCTTTAGGATTGATCGCGGTTGTTCTGTTGCAATCGGGACGCAGCGCAGGGCTATCCGGAACCATTGCAGGTGGGGCAGAGCAACTAATGGGTAAGCAAAAAGCACGGGGAATTGATGCATTACTGTCAAAGCTGACCACCATCCTGGCTGTTGCGTTTATGCTCTTTGCCATTGCTGTAGCTTTTGTGGTTGGTTAA
- a CDS encoding alpha/beta hydrolase, translated as MVGCVLIHGFTGSPFELEPLSAFLEKKGIAISVPVLAGHEGSKESMRDVTWQDWIRSAEKAVKEMTAKCDTVYLIGFSMGGLIAAHLSTKYPVKKLVMMSACVFYVNPQQLFKDVAEVIKQHFKEGGNPEHFKRYIDKVSKTPLRSVVHFRRLVKILKQDLPKVTVPTLILQGECDDLVEPRSAQYIYDTIQSEIKEIYFLPQSRHIICHDCEKEEVIRRVDQFLFPFTRVDQ; from the coding sequence ATGGTTGGTTGTGTACTCATTCATGGATTTACCGGTAGCCCCTTTGAGTTAGAGCCTCTCTCCGCATTTCTTGAAAAAAAAGGAATTGCAATCTCTGTTCCTGTATTGGCCGGTCATGAAGGTTCAAAAGAATCGATGAGAGATGTCACATGGCAGGATTGGATTCGCTCGGCTGAAAAGGCGGTTAAAGAAATGACTGCTAAATGTGACACAGTTTATCTTATTGGCTTCTCCATGGGGGGGTTAATTGCTGCCCATTTATCAACCAAATATCCAGTGAAGAAGTTAGTGATGATGAGTGCTTGCGTTTTTTATGTGAATCCGCAACAGCTTTTTAAAGATGTTGCAGAGGTCATTAAGCAACATTTCAAGGAAGGGGGAAATCCGGAACATTTTAAAAGATACATTGATAAGGTGTCTAAGACCCCTCTTCGATCTGTCGTTCATTTTCGTCGCCTGGTAAAAATATTAAAACAGGATCTGCCGAAAGTAACGGTTCCTACCTTAATCCTTCAGGGAGAATGCGATGACCTGGTTGAACCCAGAAGTGCCCAATATATATATGATACCATTCAATCGGAGATAAAAGAAATCTATTTCCTCCCTCAGTCCAGACATATCATCTGCCATGATTGTGAGAAGGAAGAAGTGATTAGAAGAGTTGATCAGTTTTTATTTCCGTTTACGAGAGTTGATCAGTGA
- a CDS encoding phosphoglycerate kinase, translating into MNKKSVKDVDVKGKRVFCRVDFNVPLQDGAITDDTRIRAAIPTIQYLREQGAKIILASHLGRPKGKVVEAMRLTPVGQRLSELLGVPIGIASEAVGPEVENRVSELQEGDILLLENVRFYPGEEKNDPELAKSFAKLADLYVNDAFGTAHRAHASTAGVAEYLPGVAGLLMEKELEALGKALSNPDHPFTAIIGGAKVKDKIGVIENLLNKVDHLLIGGGLANTFILANGFPVGNSLVEEEKVELAQSLLKKAKEKGVEFLIPVDVVVADRFAPDATTQVVNVEEIPEGWQVLDIGPNTIDLYRKVILESKLVMWNGPMGVFEMELFAQGTFNVARAMADAEGMTIIGGGDSVAAVEEGGYAEYINHISTGGGASLEFMEGKELPGVSVLQDR; encoded by the coding sequence ATGAATAAAAAGTCAGTAAAAGATGTGGATGTAAAGGGAAAAAGAGTCTTTTGTCGGGTGGATTTTAATGTTCCCCTACAGGATGGCGCCATTACAGATGATACCCGAATTCGGGCAGCTATTCCAACTATCCAGTACCTTCGGGAACAGGGAGCCAAGATTATTCTGGCCAGCCACTTGGGACGTCCTAAAGGAAAAGTGGTAGAGGCGATGAGATTAACTCCCGTAGGACAGAGATTAAGTGAACTGTTGGGTGTTCCGATCGGCATTGCTTCTGAAGCCGTTGGACCTGAAGTGGAGAATCGGGTATCCGAACTCCAGGAAGGGGATATTCTGCTCCTTGAAAATGTCCGCTTTTATCCCGGTGAAGAAAAAAATGATCCGGAATTGGCCAAGTCATTTGCCAAGTTGGCCGATCTCTATGTGAATGATGCTTTTGGAACAGCCCATCGCGCCCATGCTTCAACGGCAGGAGTGGCCGAGTATCTCCCGGGAGTGGCAGGATTGTTAATGGAAAAGGAACTGGAAGCATTAGGAAAAGCTCTATCTAATCCGGATCATCCATTTACCGCCATTATTGGTGGAGCCAAGGTAAAGGATAAAATTGGAGTGATAGAAAATCTGTTGAACAAGGTTGATCACCTGTTGATCGGCGGGGGCTTAGCCAATACCTTTATTTTGGCGAACGGTTTTCCGGTTGGCAACTCGCTGGTGGAAGAAGAGAAGGTAGAATTGGCCCAATCCCTGTTGAAGAAAGCGAAAGAAAAGGGTGTGGAATTCCTTATTCCCGTGGATGTTGTCGTTGCCGATCGGTTCGCCCCAGATGCCACCACCCAGGTGGTAAATGTGGAGGAAATCCCGGAAGGATGGCAGGTATTGGACATTGGTCCTAATACCATTGATCTGTATCGAAAAGTCATTTTGGAATCAAAATTAGTGATGTGGAACGGCCCCATGGGAGTCTTTGAAATGGAGCTTTTTGCCCAAGGAACCTTTAATGTGGCCAGGGCCATGGCAGATGCCGAGGGGATGACCATTATCGGCGGTGGAGATTCGGTAGCGGCGGTTGAAGAGGGGGGCTATGCCGAATACATTAACCATATTTCCACAGGGGGTGGGGCTTCCCTTGAATTTATGGAAGGAAAGGAACTGCCCGGCGTTTCCGTATTGCAGGATAGGTAG
- the gpmI gene encoding 2,3-bisphosphoglycerate-independent phosphoglycerate mutase produces MKQIKPVALIIMDGFGLREERDGNAVLQANKPNYDRLWNTYPHTTLGASGLSVGLPEGQMGNSEVGHLNIGAGRVVYQDLTRVSKAISSGEFFQNETFLGAIKHVKERNSKLHLYGLLSDGGVHSHIDHLFALLELAKRNHIEKVYVHAFLDGRDVAPDSAVQYIEQTLQKMNELGVGKLATVQGRYYAMDRDRRWERTEKAYKAMVYGDGPKYQDPVKAVKESYEKSIFDEFVMPTVIVDDHQNPVGLVESGDGVIFYNFRPDRAIQLSQAFTNKDFRGFDRGPKAPNDLYFVCLTHFSESVDGYVAYKPTNLDNTLGEVLSQQGLKQLRIAETEKYPHVTFFFSGGREQEFEGETRILIDSPKVATYDLKPEMSIYEVTDAVIKEIEQERHDVIILNFANPDMVGHSGKMEPTIQAVEAVDKCLGRVVDVVLSKNGVALITADHGNAEWMKDEQGNPITSHSTNPVPFILTKENVQLREGGVLADLSPTILHLLQVDQPEEMTGKSLIIKE; encoded by the coding sequence ATGAAACAAATCAAACCAGTGGCCCTGATCATCATGGACGGATTTGGCTTAAGGGAAGAACGGGATGGAAACGCCGTACTTCAGGCCAATAAACCCAATTATGACCGGCTTTGGAATACGTATCCCCATACGACATTGGGGGCAAGCGGCTTATCTGTTGGACTGCCGGAAGGGCAAATGGGGAACTCTGAGGTGGGCCACCTGAATATTGGAGCAGGCCGTGTGGTCTATCAGGATTTGACACGGGTGAGTAAAGCGATCTCCTCCGGCGAATTTTTTCAGAATGAAACGTTTCTTGGAGCAATCAAACACGTAAAAGAGAGGAACAGCAAGCTGCATCTGTATGGCCTTCTTTCAGACGGAGGGGTACACAGCCATATCGATCATTTGTTTGCTTTATTGGAATTGGCCAAGCGAAACCATATTGAAAAAGTTTATGTCCATGCTTTTCTTGATGGCCGGGACGTAGCACCAGATAGTGCAGTCCAATACATAGAGCAAACCCTGCAGAAAATGAATGAACTGGGAGTAGGCAAGCTGGCCACAGTGCAAGGACGATACTATGCCATGGATCGGGACCGCAGATGGGAAAGGACGGAGAAGGCTTATAAAGCCATGGTATACGGAGATGGTCCCAAATATCAGGATCCTGTTAAGGCAGTGAAAGAATCCTATGAAAAAAGCATCTTTGATGAGTTTGTGATGCCGACGGTGATCGTGGATGATCATCAGAACCCCGTTGGACTGGTTGAATCCGGTGATGGGGTGATCTTTTATAACTTCAGGCCGGACCGGGCCATTCAACTTTCCCAGGCCTTTACGAATAAGGATTTTCGGGGATTTGACCGGGGGCCGAAAGCGCCGAATGATCTCTATTTTGTCTGTCTCACCCATTTTAGCGAGTCGGTGGATGGATATGTTGCGTACAAGCCGACCAACCTGGACAATACTCTTGGCGAGGTATTAAGCCAGCAGGGATTAAAACAGCTGCGTATTGCCGAAACGGAAAAGTATCCCCATGTGACCTTCTTCTTCAGCGGAGGCAGGGAACAGGAATTTGAAGGGGAAACAAGGATATTGATCGATTCTCCCAAAGTGGCTACCTATGATTTAAAACCGGAAATGAGCATCTATGAAGTAACGGATGCGGTGATAAAAGAAATTGAACAGGAACGGCATGACGTGATTATCTTAAATTTTGCCAATCCTGACATGGTAGGCCATTCTGGAAAAATGGAACCGACCATTCAAGCAGTGGAAGCTGTGGATAAGTGTTTGGGTAGAGTGGTAGATGTTGTTCTTTCCAAGAACGGAGTGGCACTGATTACAGCAGACCATGGAAATGCAGAATGGATGAAGGATGAACAGGGAAATCCGATTACTTCCCACAGCACAAATCCCGTTCCGTTTATCCTTACGAAGGAGAATGTTCAATTAAGGGAAGGCGGAGTATTAGCCGATCTGTCTCCCACCATTCTTCATTTGCTGCAGGTGGATCAGCCTGAAGAAATGACGGGAAAGTCATTAATCATTAAGGAATAA
- the copZ gene encoding copper chaperone CopZ, whose amino-acid sequence MGCCSSNNETKITLTVEGMTCGHCKSSVEKALRELDGVKSATVDLGAKKVDVSYDSGKVTVDAMKAAIEEAGYEVA is encoded by the coding sequence ATGGGATGCTGCAGTAGCAACAATGAAACAAAAATAACATTAACCGTAGAGGGAATGACATGCGGACACTGTAAAAGCAGTGTAGAGAAAGCTCTAAGAGAATTAGATGGAGTAAAGTCTGCTACCGTTGACCTCGGAGCTAAAAAAGTAGATGTCTCCTATGACAGCGGCAAAGTAACGGTCGATGCCATGAAGGCAGCTATTGAAGAAGCCGGTTACGAAGTTGCCTAA